From Elephas maximus indicus isolate mEleMax1 chromosome 25, mEleMax1 primary haplotype, whole genome shotgun sequence, the proteins below share one genomic window:
- the FASTKD5 gene encoding FAST kinase domain-containing protein 5, mitochondrial, whose translation MALAICRRFPGSFCGTPPRPALIKYHTNKKLLGQTCEDCALPAKKISTDTRMAATLKRVKPLRYQMFCSPFAYNATQSVAYWNVGSSTRSWGQDPAKQVENICSTSSSWRILTTSGTLLGVELSKASASKASTLQPDSPSTMRDGEDVEVFDSFEDPRMFLQLRPEYQLHSYNRSETGQPLSVSEGELILYTITVFQSKLQPQVIADYFRKLSSLPAAQRPVLLSSTGFTLLCRLSVKNIQLFDTLDLIGILKALVRLGIPHSHPMLEVYETKFCHQVWDMSLDQLLLVADLWRNLGRKVPRFLKIFFSYLNLHWKDLSLSQLIHLIYIIGESRQVPQDLMQKLESLILKYIDLINLEEAGAICLGFFKSSSNLSEFVMRKIGDLACADMQHLSSYALVSILKMLRFTHVDHINFMKQMGQIAPQRIPSIGVQGVMHLTLACSALRVLDEQVMNAVAASLPPRVAHCRSKDVAKILWSFGTLNYKPPNTEDFYSSLINEIHRKMPEFKLFPEHLLTCLLGLAFSEYFPRELIDFALSPGFVRLAQENSRFELTKELYTLDGTVGVECPDYRGNRLNSHLQQEGSEMLWNLARKDMTSKPEFLEALFLLETVLGGPQYIKHHMILPHTRSSDLEVQLDVNMKPLPFNREATSTPSVDKLRLKHVGVSLTDNLMNQLLRGTRRRHFQGEIESETGQQPMELEKKAAIHLRGSICNVTDRLEAMEMADLCPPAQLQAPHVKLAIQFTNRNQYCYGTRHLLGLHNMKRRQLVRLGYRVVELLYWEWFPLLKRTRSEKLAFLHEKVFTSAH comes from the coding sequence ATGGCTCTTGCGATATGCCGAAGATTTCCAGGCAGTTTCTGTGGAACACCTCCCCGACCAGCTCTAATCAAGTACCACACAAACAAGAAATTGCTTGGTCAAACCTGTGAGGACTGTGCTCTGCCTGCCAAAAAGATCAGTACTGACACCAGAATGGCAGCCACACTCAAGCGGGTAAAACCATTAAGATATCAAATGTTTTGCAGTCCTTTTGCCTACAATGCTACCCAAAGTGTGGCATATTGGAATGTGGGAAGCAGCACACGGTCTTGGGGACAGGACCCTGCCAAACAAGTTGAGAACATTTGTAGCACCTCATCTTCTTGGAGGATCCTGACAACCAGCGGTACCCTCCTGGGTGTGGAGCTCAGCAAGGCTTCTGCCTCTAAGGCCAGCACGTTGCAGCCAGACTCACCAAGCACCATGAGAgatggagaggatgtggaagtCTTTGATTCCTTTGAAGACCCCCGAATGTTCCTACAGCTGAGACCAGAGTACCAGCTTCACAGCTATAACAGATCTGAAACTGGTCAGCCACTGTCTGTTTCAGAAGGTGAACTAATTTTGTACACAATCACAGTTTTTCAAAGTAAGCTCCAGCCCCAAGTCATTGCTGATTATTTCCGTAAGCTGAGCTCTTTGCCTGCAGCGCAGCGTCCTGTCTTGCTGTCTAGTACTGGCTTTACTTTGCTCTGCCGGCTGAGTGTGAAAAACATACAGCTCTTTGATACCCTAGATCTGATCGGTATTTTGAAAGCCCTTGTCCGTTTAGGAATCCCTCACTCCCATCCAATGCTAGAAGTGTATGAAACCAAATTTTGTCATCAGGTCTGGGATATGAGCCTGGATCAGCTTCTCTTGGTGGCTGACCTCTGGCGGAACTTGGGCCGCAAAGTACCTcggtttttaaaaatcttttttagtTATCTAAATTTACACTGGAAAGATCTCTCCTTATCACAGCTGATTCACTTAATATATATTATAGGTGAAAGTCGGCAGGTCCCCCAGGACCTAATGCAAAAACTGGAATCATTGATCCTCAAGTACATAGATTTGATCAATTTAGAGGAGGCTGGTGCAATCTGTTTGGGATTCTTTAAATCAAGTAGTAATCTCTCTGAATTTGTCATGCGGAAAATCGGAGACTTGGCCTGTGCTGACATGCAGCATCTGAGTAGTTATGCCTTAGTGAGTATTCTTAAAATGTTGCGCTTTACACATGTGGATCACATAAATTTCATGAAACAGATGGGACAGATTGCTCCTCAGCGAATTCCTTCCATAGGAGTTCAGGGTGTTATGCATCTGACTCTTGCCTGCTCAGCCTTACGCGTGCTAGACGAACAGGTAATGAATGCTGTGGCTGCTTCTTTGCCTCCTAGGGTAGCACACTGTCGATCTAAAGATGTTGCCAAGATTTTGTGGTCGTTTGGAACTCTGAATTATAAGCCACCCAACACAGAAGACTTTTATTCCAGCCTGATAAATGAGATTCACAGAAAGATGCCTGAGTTTAAACTATTCCCAGAACACCTGCTCACCTGCCTACTGGGCCTGGCATTTTCTGAGTACTTTCCAAGAGAGCTCATTGATTTTGCTCTGAGTCCAGGGTTTGTCAGGTTAGCTCAGGAGAACAGTAGGTTTGAACTCACTAAGGAGCTATATACTCTTGATGGCACAGTTGGCGTTGAGTGTCCAGATTACAGAGGCAATCGTCTTAATTCTCACCTTCAGCAAGAGGGGTCTGAAATGCTGTGGAATTTAGCCAGGAAGGATATGACCTCAAAGCCTGAATTCCTAGAAGCTCTCTTtttacttgagactgtgttgggtGGGCCCCAGTACATCAAGCACCATATGATTTTACCTCATACCCGATCTTCTGACTTAGAGGTGCAGCTTGATGTCAACATGAAGCCATTACCATTCAACAGAGAAGCCACATCAACTCCAAGTGTAGACAAATTAAGGCTTAAGCATGTGGGAGTCAGCCTTACAGACAATTTGATGAATCAGCTACTAAGAGGGACACGAAGAAGGCATTTCCAGGGGGAAATTGAGTCAGAGACTGGGCAGCAGCCCATGGAGTTAGAGAAGAAGGCAGCCATACACTTGAGGGGTTCCATCTGCAATGTGACAGATAGGTTGGAGGCCATGGAGATGGCTGACCTATGCCCCCCAGCCCAGCTGCAGGCCCCTCATGTGAAGCTGGCAATTCAGTTCACAAATAGGAACCAGTATTGCTATGGTACCAGGCATCTGCTTGGATTGCACAATATGAAGAGACGGCAGCTGGTTCGGCTTGGGTATCGTGTAGTAGAATTACTCTACTGGGAATGGTTCCCACTACTGAAAAGAACTCGCTCAGAAAAGCTGGCATTCCTCCATGAGAAAGTGTTTACCTCTGCACACTGA